In a single window of the Scyliorhinus canicula chromosome 1, sScyCan1.1, whole genome shotgun sequence genome:
- the LOC119967723 gene encoding protein ZBED8-like, translating into MLFARSLRTDTKGETIFNEVVTYFKESNIPLKNIIACATNGAPSMTGKYKGFITLLKKAVPEVFCIHCVIHRQHLVAKQLGGRLHDALSVVIKVVNHIKSNSLRDCLFREFCRENGEEFERLVMHTEVRWLSKGNCLHRFTKLWDSIVLFLANTQLREQLLAAKCDVFYLSDIFEKTNLLNKQLQGKHSDLISSKGAITAFLRKLPLYKINIRRRAFEQFPCLTSISSDLHDDDLALYAEYLENLHENMQARFSDLLMMDIPTWVAIPFEVNAADVDISLQETLIELQSDEILHANDTAKKYPLLWDKAQLYVIAFPSSYLVESGFSRVLHLLSKARNRLDIVKKGDLRLSLIAMEPNIKKLAEQHQPQGSH; encoded by the coding sequence ATGCTCTTTGCCAGAAGTCTTAGGACAGACACAAAAGGTGAAACAATTTTTAATGAAGTTGTTACTTATTTCAAGGAAAGCAATATTCCACTCAAAAATATAATTGCATGTGCTACTAATGGTGCACCATCCATGACTGGCAAATACAAAGGTTTTATTACACTCTTGAAAAAGGCTGTCCCCGAAGTATTTTGCATACACTGTGTGATACACCGTCAACACTTAGTTGCAAAGCAATTGGGCGGACGTCTGCatgatgcccttagtgttgtgataAAAGTGGTTAACCATATTAAATCAAATTCTCTTCGAGATTGCCTCTTTCGTGAATTCTGCAGAGAAAATGGAGAAGAGTTTGAACGCCTTGTAATGCATACTGAGGTGAGGTGGTTATCAAAGGGGAATTGTCTTCATCGTTTTACTAAACTTTGGGACTCTATTGTCTTATTTCTGGCTAACACCCAGCTTAGAGAACAACTGCTTGCAGCTAAATGTGATGTATTTTACTTATCTGATATATTTGAAAAAACCAATTTACTTAATAaacagctccaaggaaaacattctgATCTCATATCCAGTAAAGGTGCTATTACTGCTTTTCTGAGAAAACTGCCGCTGTACAAAATTAATATCAGACGTCGTGCATTTGAACAGTTTCCTTGTTTGACCTCGATTAGCAGCGATTTGCACGATGATGACCTTGCATTGTATgctgaatatttggaaaatttgcaTGAAAATATGCAAGCTCGGTTTAGTGACCTACTCATGATGGATATaccaacttgggtggcaattccttttgaagttaatgctgctgatgtagacatttctttacaggagaccctcattgaattacaaagtgatgaaatattgcacgcaaatgacactgctaaaaagtacccactactctgggataaagcacagctctacgttatagcttttccatcatcttaccttgttgaatcaggatttagtcgtgttCTTCACTTATTATCCaaagctcgtaatagactcgacattgtgaaaaagggtgatcttcgactatcattgaTCGCGATGGAACCGAATATTaaaaaactcgctgagcagcatcaaccacagggatctcattga